The Dama dama isolate Ldn47 chromosome 3, ASM3311817v1, whole genome shotgun sequence genome has a segment encoding these proteins:
- the TWF1 gene encoding twinfilin-1, which translates to MSHQTGIQATEDVKDIFARARNGKYRLLKISIENEKLVIGSCREPSDSWDQDYDSFVLPLLEDKQPCYVLFRLDSQNAQGYEWIFIAWSPDHSHVRQKMLYAATRATLKKEFGGGHIKDEVFGTVKEDVSLHGYKKYLLSQSSPAPLTAAEEELRQIKINEVQSDVSVDTKHQTLQGVAFPISREAFQALEKLNNRQLNYVQLEIDIKNEIIILANTINTELKDLPKRIPKDAARYHFFLYKHSHEGDYLESIVFIYSMPGYTCSIRERMLYSSCKSPLLEIVERQLQMDVIRKIEIDNGDELTADFLYEEVHPKQHAHKQSFAKPKGPSGKRGIRRIIRGPAETEATTD; encoded by the exons ATGTCCCACCAGACCGGCATCCAAG CAACTGAAGATGTTAAAGATATCTTTGCCAGAGcaagaaatggaaaatacagaCTTCTGAAGATATCTATTGAAAATG AGAAACTTGTGATTGGGTCGTGTAGGGAGCCTTCAGACTCCTGGGATCAGGATTATGATTCCTTTGTTTTACCCCTGTTGGAGGACAAACAACCATGCTATGTATTATTCAGGTTAGATTCTCAGAATGCCCAAGGATATGAATGGATATTCATTGCATGGTCTCCTGATCATTCTCAT GTTCGTCAAAAAATGTTGTATGCAGCAACAAGAGCAACTCTGAAAAAGGAGTTTGGAGGTGGCCACATTAAAGATGAAGTGTTTGGAACAGTAAAG GAAGATGTATCATTACATGGGTATAAAAAATACTTGCTGTCACAGTCTTCTCCTGCCCCGCTGACTGCAGCTGAAGAAGAATTACGACAGATTAAAATTAATGAG GTACAGAGTGACGTGAGTGTGGACACTAAGCATCAAACACTACAAGGAGTAGCGTTTCCTATTTCTCGAGAAGCTTTTCAAGCTTTGGAAAAATTGAATAACAGACAGCTGAACTATGTGCAATTG gaaatagatataaaaaatgaaattataattttggccaacacaataaaTACAGAACTAAAAGATTTGCCAAAGAGGATTCCCAAAGATGCAGCACGTTATCATTTCTTTCTGTATAAACATTCCCATGAAGGAGACTATTTGGAGTCTATAG tttttatttattcaatgcCTGGATACACATGCAGTATAAGAGAACGAATGCTGTATTCTAGCTGCAAGAGCCCTCTGCTAGAGATTGTAGAAAGACAACTACAAATGGATGTCATCAGAAAG ATCGAGATAGACAATGGGGATGAGTTGACTGCAGACTTCCTTTATGAAGAAGTACATCCCAAGCAGCATGCACATAAACAAAGTTTTGCAAAACCAAAAGGCCCTTCAGGAAAAAGAGGAATTCGAAGAATAATTAGGGGTCCAGCTGAAACTGAAGCTACTActgattaa